A genomic window from Ignavibacteria bacterium includes:
- a CDS encoding response regulator: MNLIFKKAKVLVVEDEKIIAKDIEATLKRIGHESAGSVAKGEDAINFAEKEKPDLILMDITLKGEMDGIEAAKIINDKFRIPIVYITAHQDEDTIEKTKETNPYGYITKPLDDRDLSTAINSAMYRVDVELRLKDAEEKYFRLSENAPDMIISQDLNTKKYNYVNKSVQKLTGYSIEEFYNKPGLLESIVDEEWKEQYQFSIKMVLDSTISIPFEFMIVNKNGKKLWLNQRSVVLRDSHKKAQTIEAILTDITERKNYETKLEETTQKLRALTNYQQKVREEERLHISREIHDQLGQDLTVLKMDLSMLVKNIVKQKDESKNKYLNSITEELKKITPYIDDIINKVRKIATELRPDILDKLGLLEAIEWHAGEFEKRSNIKCITEVGDEEINLNPEKAISVFRIFQETLTNTARHSGATAVKIKTDIQHGWMILTINDNGRGITNEEIEKSTSLGILGMKERVLLLGGIWDIKGSKENGTSVEIKVPLS; this comes from the coding sequence ATGAACTTAATATTTAAAAAAGCAAAAGTACTTGTAGTAGAAGATGAAAAGATCATTGCCAAAGATATAGAAGCTACCTTAAAAAGGATCGGGCATGAGTCAGCGGGAAGTGTGGCCAAAGGTGAAGATGCAATAAATTTTGCAGAAAAGGAAAAGCCTGATCTCATTTTAATGGATATTACCTTAAAAGGTGAAATGGATGGTATTGAAGCTGCCAAAATTATAAATGATAAGTTCAGGATACCGATAGTATATATTACCGCGCACCAGGATGAAGATACAATCGAAAAGACAAAAGAAACCAACCCATACGGCTATATTACAAAACCGCTGGATGACAGGGATCTTAGTACTGCTATCAATTCTGCAATGTACAGGGTTGATGTTGAATTAAGGCTAAAAGATGCTGAGGAAAAGTATTTCCGTCTTTCTGAAAACGCACCGGATATGATCATAAGCCAGGATCTTAATACAAAAAAGTACAATTACGTTAACAAATCAGTTCAAAAACTTACCGGATATTCAATAGAAGAATTCTACAATAAACCGGGTTTGCTGGAATCCATTGTGGATGAGGAATGGAAGGAGCAATACCAATTTTCAATAAAGATGGTACTTGATTCTACAATTTCGATACCGTTTGAATTTATGATTGTAAATAAAAATGGTAAAAAATTATGGCTTAACCAGAGAAGTGTTGTGTTAAGGGACTCACATAAAAAAGCTCAAACAATTGAAGCAATTTTAACAGATATAACAGAAAGAAAAAACTACGAGACCAAGCTTGAAGAAACCACGCAAAAGCTGAGAGCTCTTACCAACTACCAGCAAAAAGTAAGAGAGGAAGAAAGGCTTCATATTTCAAGAGAGATCCATGACCAACTTGGCCAGGACCTGACAGTATTAAAAATGGACCTTTCAATGTTAGTAAAAAATATTGTAAAACAGAAAGATGAAAGTAAAAATAAATATCTGAATTCTATAACAGAAGAACTGAAAAAAATTACACCATACATTGACGATATAATTAACAAAGTTAGAAAAATTGCAACTGAATTAAGACCTGATATACTTGATAAATTAGGATTACTTGAAGCAATTGAATGGCATGCAGGAGAATTTGAAAAAAGATCAAACATAAAATGTATTACAGAAGTGGGAGATGAAGAAATAAACCTGAACCCTGAAAAAGCTATATCTGTATTCAGAATATTCCAGGAAACGCTTACTAATACAGCAAGACACTCAGGAGCAACAGCAGTAAAGATCAAAACTGATATTCAGCACGGCTGGATGATATTAACAATTAACGATAACGGCAGAGGTATAACCAATGAAGAGATAGAAAAAAGTACATCTCTTGGAATCCTTGGAATGAAAGAAAGAGTATTGTTATTAGGCGGCATATGGGATATTAAGGGTTCAAAAGAAAACGGAACATCTGTTGAAATTAAAGTTCCATTAAGTTAA